The Mercenaria mercenaria strain notata chromosome 8, MADL_Memer_1, whole genome shotgun sequence genome has a segment encoding these proteins:
- the LOC128559147 gene encoding uncharacterized protein LOC128559147, with amino-acid sequence MCEPLRQLTRKDVVFNWTHEHDEAFDTIKQSVCNAPVLSYYDSKLETVIQCDSSESGLGATLLQEGQPVAYASRALTQTEQNYAQIEKELLAVVFAFKKFHHFTYGRRVFVESDHKPLEIINYEKEIEGTCLSDYSAVSSERQTRIKQATLEDQTLLKLIECIKNGWNKAPREVKPYYSVRDELSVDNGIIFRGDRCIIPKKRKQSKEPLISHSIPDKPWAKVGTDVFTFDGNDYLVTVDYFSNFFEIDRLYETTSKEIVAKLKQHFARHGISERVISDNASVYKSEKFKSFSRRWDFTHVTSSARYPQSNGKAENAVKTAKRIMKKEKHSHTDPMLALLNFRNTSQQATSYSPAQQLINRKTRTLLPERSNQFQPSIPSNVKAKLQKSKDRQAYYYNRNAKPLHCLRAGDTVRIQPNERNKTWEKGIVVEKRQTRSYNVLRENCTVVNRNRKHLRRTSELFNEQREETVDIDPKINDQELLPQRDSRTETELKPQTIGQSVNSETPATPVTQRRSGRIVRMPLKYKDYHLTDKR; translated from the exons ATGTGCGAACCGTTAAGACAACTTACGCGTAAAGATGTTGTGTTCAATTGGACACACGAACATGACGAAGCGTTTGACACAATCAAGCAGTCAGTGTGCAACGCGCCAGTATTAAGCTACTATGATTCTAAACTCGAAACAGTAATACAGTGCGACTCTTCTGAAAGTGGACTCGGTGCAACATTACTCCAGGAGGGACAGCCAGTTGCATATGCAAGTCGTGCACTCACACAAACAGAGCAAAACTATGCGCAAATCGAAAAAGAACTGCTGGCGGTGGTGTTTGCATTTAAGAAATTTCACCATTTCACATATGGTCGGAGAGTTTTTGTAGAAAGTGACCACAAACCACTTGAAATTATAA ACTATGAGAAAGAGATAGAAGGTACATGTTTGTCAGATTATTCGGCAGTTTCGTCTGAAAGACAAACTAGAATCAAGCAAGCTACACTCGAAGATCAGACATTGCTAAAGCTGATTGAGTGTATTAAGAATGGATGGAATAAAGCGCCGAGAGAAGTAAAGCCGTATTATTCTGTCCGGGATGAACTATCGGTAGATAACGGTATTATATTTCGCGGTGATAGATGCATCATACCAAAAA AACGAAAACAGAGTAAAGAACCGTTAATCAGTCACAGTATTCCTGACAAACCTTGGGCAAAAGTCGGAACAGACGTGTTTACGTTTGATGGCAACGACTATTTGGTAACTGTAGATTATTTcagtaatttctttgaaatagaTCGACTGTATGAAACAACGTCGAAGGAAATAGTCGCCAAGTTGAAACAGCATTTTGCAAGGCATGGAATTTCTGAACGTGTGATCTCAGATAACGCAAGTGTTTACAAATCAGAaaagtttaaatcattttcaaggAGATGGGATTTTACGCATGTAACTTCATCTGCAAGGTATCCACAATCAAACGGAAAAGCTGAAAATGCAGTTAAGACTGCGAAACGtattatgaaaaaagaaaaacattcgcATACAGACCCGATGCTAGCACTTTTAAATTTTAGGAATACATCTCAACAGGCTACAAGTTATAGTCCAGCTCAGCAGCTGATCAACAGAAAAACACGAACATTACTACCGGAGAGATCAAATCAGTTTCAGCCTAGCATACCGTCAAATGTTAAGGCTAAACTTCAGAAAAGCAAAGACAGACAAGCCTACTATTATAACAGGAATGCGAAGCCATTACACTGTTTGCGAGCTGGTGATACTGTGAGAATACAGccgaatgaaagaaataaaacttggGAAAAGGGAATTGTTGTCGAAAAACGACAAACGCGGTCTTACAACGTTTTGAGAGAAAATTGCACGGTAGTGAACCGAAATAGAAAACATCTCCGACGGACGAGTGAACTTTTCAATGAACAAAGGGAGGAGACTGTAGACATAGATCCGAAAATAAACGACCAAGAGTTGTTGCCCCAGAGAGATTCTCGAACTGAAACGGAATTGAAACCGCAAACAATTGGTCAGTCAGTGAATTCAGAAACACCTGCAACACCGGTAACGCAGAGAAGATCTGGTCGTATTGTACGAATGCCATTGAAGTATAAGGACTATCATTTAACTGATAAACGATGA